In a genomic window of Streptomyces sp. NBC_01231:
- a CDS encoding NAD(P)-dependent alcohol dehydrogenase produces MRATAALLEQPGQPFVLTEVDLEAPRPDEVLVRVAGVGICGTDLEFATFFPTPALLGHEGSGIVEKVGAHVTSVRPGDSVTMSFASCGTCTLCRTGSPAYCHGFDAVNFSGRRPDGSTAVTHEGREVNAHFLGQSSFASHVVAPERAVVRIDPSLDLLRAGPFGCGFQTGAGGVLNVLQPRPGSSIAVFGAGAVGVAAVIAASLSGCAVVAAVDVNAAKLEAARGYGATHAVDSSAGSAAEQLAALAPEGFDFVIDTTGREDVLRVAVESLGPLGRAGVIGVGPSESMSFDWRSILNGRSVTGIIGGSSLPQVFLPQLLELNAKGRFPVEKMITYFPFERINEAVAAVRSGSVGKAVLTF; encoded by the coding sequence GTGCGCGCCACCGCCGCTCTGCTGGAGCAACCCGGGCAGCCGTTCGTCCTGACCGAGGTGGACCTGGAAGCGCCCCGTCCCGACGAGGTGCTCGTCCGCGTCGCCGGCGTCGGCATCTGCGGCACCGACCTCGAGTTCGCCACCTTCTTCCCCACGCCGGCGCTGCTGGGGCACGAGGGGTCCGGCATCGTCGAGAAGGTCGGCGCGCATGTCACCTCGGTGCGCCCGGGCGACAGCGTCACCATGTCCTTCGCGTCGTGCGGCACATGCACGCTGTGCCGCACCGGCTCGCCCGCCTACTGCCACGGCTTCGACGCGGTGAACTTCTCCGGCCGCCGGCCTGACGGCTCCACCGCGGTGACTCATGAGGGGCGCGAGGTCAACGCCCACTTCCTGGGCCAGTCGTCGTTCGCCAGCCATGTCGTCGCACCGGAGCGGGCGGTCGTCAGGATCGACCCGTCGCTGGACCTGCTGCGGGCCGGACCCTTCGGCTGCGGCTTCCAGACCGGCGCCGGCGGCGTGCTCAATGTGCTGCAGCCGCGACCCGGCTCGTCCATCGCGGTGTTCGGGGCGGGGGCTGTCGGCGTGGCCGCCGTCATCGCGGCCTCGCTGAGCGGCTGCGCGGTCGTCGCCGCCGTCGACGTGAACGCGGCCAAGCTCGAGGCGGCACGCGGCTACGGCGCCACGCACGCCGTCGACTCCTCGGCCGGGTCGGCCGCCGAGCAGCTGGCCGCCCTCGCCCCCGAGGGGTTCGACTTCGTGATCGACACGACGGGGCGCGAAGACGTCCTGCGCGTCGCGGTGGAGTCGCTCGGGCCGCTCGGCCGCGCCGGGGTCATCGGCGTCGGTCCGAGCGAGTCGATGAGCTTCGACTGGCGCAGCATCCTCAACGGGCGCAGTGTCACCGGCATCATCGGCGGGTCCAGCCTGCCGCAGGTGTTCCTGCCCCAGCTGCTCGAGCTCAACGCCAAGGGCCGGTTCCCGGTCGAGAAGATGATCACCTACTTCCCGTTCGAGCGGATCAACGAGGCCGTCGCGGCGGTCCGGTCCGGCTCGGTCGGCAAAGCTGTGCTGACCTTCTGA
- a CDS encoding aldehyde dehydrogenase family protein has product MAAVDFPSSQHFIDGEWVAARDGGTLDIVDPATQQVFTQVARSGGADVDDAVAAARRAFPAWAATSPSERGALIRRWADLVLGDVEALAAAEAQDVGKPLSGARTNIYIAHDIINYFAGAADKLTGVTLPTRSPDYLGYTVPEPYGVCAVVIPWNVPAVLTAANVAPALAAGNTVVLKPSEIAPLSPFALTELARRAGFPPGVINVVAGGPEAGIALTSHPDVDHISFVGSTATGRAIMTAAAQNLVPVKLELGGKSPNVLFADADLDTAIEAVVASITENAGQNCYAGSRLLVQASVHDEVVERVAAAMAAVKAGPWEADLDMGPLVSATQFARVSGFLEDAPREGARLVTGGVPTGDGWFVRPTVYDRVDAGMRIAREEVFGPVLAVQSFRDTAEATELMNATDFGLLACIWTNDVSRALRLAKDVRSGQVAVNQFHDAGVIGFPFNMQKDSGFSRGGGYGALREYTQEKGVAIRLLAR; this is encoded by the coding sequence ATGGCGGCTGTTGACTTTCCTTCTTCCCAGCACTTCATCGACGGCGAGTGGGTTGCGGCCCGCGACGGCGGCACCCTGGACATCGTCGATCCGGCAACCCAACAGGTGTTCACCCAGGTGGCCCGGTCGGGCGGAGCCGACGTCGACGACGCGGTGGCCGCGGCGCGCCGTGCCTTTCCTGCCTGGGCGGCCACCAGCCCCAGCGAACGCGGGGCACTGATCCGGCGCTGGGCCGACCTGGTCCTCGGCGACGTCGAGGCGCTGGCGGCCGCGGAGGCTCAGGACGTGGGCAAGCCCTTGTCCGGGGCCCGGACGAACATCTACATCGCCCACGACATCATCAACTACTTCGCGGGCGCGGCCGACAAGCTCACCGGGGTCACGCTGCCGACCCGCAGCCCCGACTACCTGGGCTACACCGTTCCCGAGCCGTACGGCGTGTGTGCGGTCGTCATTCCGTGGAACGTGCCTGCCGTGCTCACCGCCGCGAACGTCGCGCCGGCGCTCGCCGCGGGCAACACGGTCGTCCTCAAGCCGTCCGAGATCGCGCCGCTGTCCCCGTTCGCACTCACCGAACTCGCCCGCCGCGCCGGCTTCCCGCCGGGAGTGATCAACGTCGTCGCCGGCGGTCCCGAGGCTGGCATCGCACTGACCTCGCACCCGGACGTCGACCACATCAGCTTCGTCGGCTCCACCGCCACCGGACGGGCGATCATGACGGCCGCCGCGCAGAACCTCGTCCCGGTGAAGCTCGAACTGGGCGGCAAGTCGCCCAACGTGCTGTTCGCCGACGCCGACCTCGACACGGCGATCGAGGCGGTCGTCGCCTCGATCACCGAGAACGCGGGACAGAACTGCTACGCCGGCTCCCGGTTGCTCGTGCAGGCGTCGGTGCACGACGAGGTCGTGGAGCGGGTCGCCGCCGCCATGGCCGCCGTCAAGGCCGGGCCCTGGGAAGCCGACCTGGACATGGGGCCGCTGGTCAGCGCCACGCAGTTCGCCCGCGTCAGCGGCTTCCTCGAAGACGCACCCCGTGAGGGCGCGCGACTGGTCACCGGCGGCGTGCCCACCGGCGACGGGTGGTTCGTCCGGCCGACCGTGTACGACCGTGTGGACGCGGGCATGCGCATCGCCCGCGAGGAGGTCTTCGGCCCGGTACTCGCCGTCCAGTCGTTCCGCGACACCGCCGAGGCGACCGAGTTGATGAACGCGACGGACTTCGGCCTGCTGGCCTGCATCTGGACCAACGACGTCTCCCGCGCCCTGCGGCTGGCGAAGGACGTCCGCTCCGGGCAGGTGGCCGTCAACCAGTTCCACGACGCGGGAGTGATCGGCTTCCCGTTCAACATGCAGAAGGACAGCGGCTTCAGCCGGGGCGGCGGGTACGGAGCGCTGCGCGAGTACACCCAGGAGAAGGGCGTGGCCATCCGGCTGCTGGCCCGCTGA